A single genomic interval of Octopus bimaculoides isolate UCB-OBI-ISO-001 chromosome 22, ASM119413v2, whole genome shotgun sequence harbors:
- the LOC106874985 gene encoding mitochondrial uncoupling protein 2, with translation MVSRTSPNVLEPSLTVKFFGAGTAACIADCVTFPLDTAKVRLQIQGETGNKTSKLGVSPTTEKQAFKYKGPIGTIRVIIQEEGARALYNGIIPGLQRQMCFASIRIGSYDSFKDFYSRLYGNNPQKQPSFIAKMSAGVTSGAIAIMIAQPTDVVKVRMQAQKAGVPARYSGTMNAYKTIATTEGVRGLWKGMVPNIARNVVINCSELVTYDIVKNFIITRNILSDNLPCHFVSAIGAGFCATVVASPVDVVKTRYMNSSSGQYNGVLSCSSQMFKEGGFIAFYKGFFPSFLRLGSWNIVMFICYEQIKRLLTNNRMFGKHSSQA, from the exons ATGGTTTCAAGAACATCGCCAAATGTCTTAGAACCGTCTCTAACGGTGAAATTCTTTGGAGCTGGTACAGCTGCTTGTATTGCTGATTGTGTGACATTTCCACTGGACACAGCCAAAGTCAGGCTACAA attCAAGGAGAAACTGGAAACAAAACCAGCAAACTCGGAGTATCGCCAACGACAGAGAAACAGGCATTCAAATATAAAGGACCAATTGGCACAATCAGAGTGATTATTCAAGAAGAAGGTGCACGTGCTCTTTATAATGGCATCATTCCAGGTTTGCAACGACAAATGTGTTTTGCATCTATTAGAATTGGTTCCTATGACAGTTTTAAAGACTTTTATAGTCGTCTTTATGGAAACA ATCCCCAAAAGCAACCATCATTTATTGCCAAAATGTCAGCTGGAGTGACCTCTGGTGCGATCGCCATCATGATTGCCCAGCCCACCGATGTTGTCAAAGTGCGTATGCAAGCACAAAAAGCTGGTGTACCAGCTCGTTACTCAGGCACAATGAATGCATATAAAACTATTGCCACCACGGAGGGTGTCCGAGGTTTATGGAAAG GAATGGTTCCTAACATTGCCAGGAATGTTGTTATCAACTGCTCAGAGTTGGTCACCTATGACATTGTCAAAAACTTCATCATCACCAGAAATATCCTATCAGACAATTTACCCTGTCATTTTGTGTCAGCAATAGGAGCAGGTTTCTGTGCCACTGTAGTGGCATCTCCTGTAGATGTAGTGAAAACCCGTTACATGAATTCCAGTTCTGGCCAATATAACGGAGTCTTAAGCTGTTCTTCTCAAATGTTTAAAGAAGGTGGTTTTATTGCATTCTACAAAGG attttttccttctttcctgcGACTTGGTTCATGGAATATTGTTATGTTCATCTGTTATGAACAAATCAAGAGACTCCTGACCAACAATAG